A single window of Nicotiana sylvestris chromosome 5, ASM39365v2, whole genome shotgun sequence DNA harbors:
- the LOC138868803 gene encoding uncharacterized protein, whose translation MADALSRKSMGSLAHLEAHQRPLAREVHQLASLGVRLEDSNEGGVIVQNRAESSLMAEVKEKQFVDSLLEQLKEGILKHKTTTFSFGMNDGTLRYQDRLCVPNIDGLRERIMEEAHTSNYSVHRGSTKIYHDLEEIYWWNNMKKDEADFVAKCSNCQQVKAEH comes from the coding sequence ATGGCAGATGCACTTAGTCGAAAATCCATGGGAAGTTTAGCTCATTTGGAGGCCCATCAGAGGCCGTTGGCCAgagaggttcaccagttggctagtttgggagtccGCCTTgaggactctaatgaaggaggggtaattgtgcagaatagggctgaatcatcgcttatggcagaggtgaaagagaagcaatttgTGGATTCGTTGTTAGAacaactgaaagaggggattctcAAACACAAAACCacaactttttcctttggcatgaatgatggtaccctacggtaccaagaccgcctatgtgttcctaatatcgacggtcttcgggaaaggatcatggaagaagctcacacttccaacTATTCTGTGCACCGAGGTTCCACGAAAATATATCATGATCTcgaggaaatttattggtggaataacatgaagaaagatgaggcagactttgtggcaaaatgttcgaattgtcagcaagtaaaggccgaacactaa
- the LOC138868804 gene encoding uncharacterized protein — translation MEKVKIIKERLKTAQSHQKSYSNVRRKDLEFKEDDWVLLKVSPMKGIMRFEKKGKLSPRQVRKLRNKEIASVKMLWRNQQVEEATWEAEDEMKKKYPHLFE, via the exons atggagaaagtcaagattattaaggagagattgaaaactgctcagagtcaccAAAAATCATATTCGAATGTGCGTCGCAAagatttagagttcaaagaagatgattgggtattgcTGAAGGTTTCCCCAATGAAGGGCATCATGCGATtcgaaaagaagggaaaattgagtccgag gcaagttcggAAATTGAGGAATAAGGAAATTGCATCGGTGAAAATGTTATGGCGAaaccagcaagttgaggaagccacttgggaagccgaggatgagatgaaaaagaagtacccacatttgttcgAATAG